The following proteins are encoded in a genomic region of Cervus elaphus chromosome 15, mCerEla1.1, whole genome shotgun sequence:
- the LOC122709499 gene encoding steroid 17-alpha-hydroxylase/17,20 lyase-like, with amino-acid sequence MWVLLAVFLLTLAYLFWSKTKRSDAKYPRSLPSLPLVGSLLFLPRRGQQHENFFKLQEKYGPIYSFRLGSKTTVMIGNHQLAREVLLKKGKEFSGRPKVATLDILSDNQKGIAFADHGAHWQLHRKLALNAFALFKDGSLKLEKIINQEANVLCDFLATQHGESIDLSEPLSLAVTNIISFICFNFSFKNEDPALKAIQNASGGILEVLSKELLLDIFPVLKIFPSKAMEKMKGCVQTRNELLNEILEKCQENFSSDSITNLLHILIQAKVNADNNNAGPDQDSKLLSNRHMLATIGDIFGAGVETSTSVIKWIVAYLLHHPSLKKRIQDDIDQNIGFSRTPNISDRNRLVLLEATIREVLRIRPVAPTLIPHKAIIDSSIGDFTIDKGTDVVVNLWALHHNEKEWHQPNLFMPERFLDPTGTQLISPSLSYLPFGAGPRSCVGEMLARQELFLFMSRLLQRFNLEIPDDGKLPCLEGNASFVLQIKPFKVKIEVRQAWKEAQAEGSTS; translated from the exons ATGTGGGTGCTCTTGGCTGTCTTTCTGCTCACCTTGGCCTATTTATTTTGGTCCAAGACCAAGCGCTCTGATGCCAAGTACCCCAGGAGCCTCCCATCCCTGCCCCTGGTGGGCAGCCTGCTGTTCCTCCCCAGACGTGGCCAGCAGCACGAGAACTTCTTCAAGCTGCAGGAAAAATATGGCCCCATCTATTCCTTTCGTTTGGGTTCCAAGACTACTGTGATGATTGGAAATCACCAGTTGGCCAGGGAGGTGCTTCTCAAGAAGGGCAAGGAATTCTCTGGGCGTCCCAAAGTG GCCACTCTAGACATCCTGTCAGACAACCAAAAGGGCATTGCCTTTGCCGACCATGGTGCCCACTGGCAGCTGCATCGGAAGCTGGCACTGAATGCCTTTGCCCTGTTCAAGGATGGCAGCCTGAAGTTAGAGAAGATCA TTAATCAGGAAGCCAATGTGCTGTGTGATTTCCTGGCCACCCAGCATGGAGAATCCATAGATCTGTCTGAGCCTCTCTCTCTGGCGGTGACCAACATAATCAGCTTTATCTGCTTCAACTTCTCCTTCAAGAATGAAGATCCTGCCCTGAAGGCCATACAAAATGCCAGTGGTGGCATCCTGGAGGTTCTGAGCAAGGAACTTCTCTTAGACATATTCCCTGTGCTgaag ATTTTCCCCAGCAAAGCTATGGAAAAGATGAAGGGTTGTGTTCAAACGCGAAATGAATTGCTGAATGAAATCCTTGAAAAATGTCAG GAGAACTTCAGCAGTGACTCCATCACTAACTTGCTGCACATACTGATCCAAGCCAAAGTGAATGCAGACAATAACAACGCTGGCCCAGACCAGGATTCAAAGCTGCTTTCAAATAGACACATGCTCGCTACCATAGGGGACATCTTCGGGGCTGGTGTGGAGACCAGCACCTCTGTGATAAAGTGGATCGTGGCCTACCTGCTACACCATCCTTCA TTGAAGAAGAGGATCCAGGATGACATTGACCAGAATATAGGTTTCAGTCGCACCCCAAACATCAGTGACCGGAACCGCCTTGTCCTGCTGGAGGCGACCATCCGAGAGGTGCTCCGAATCCGCCCTGTGGCCCCAACGCTGATCCCCCACAAAGCTATCATTGACTCCAG CATTGGCGACTTTACCATTGACAAGGGCACAGACGTTGTGGTCAACCTGTGGGCACTGCATCACAACGAGAAGGAGTGGCACCAGCCCAACCTGTTCATGCCCG AGCGCTTCTTGGACCCCACGGGGACGCAACTCATCTCGCCATCATTAAGCTACTTGCCCTTTGGAGCAGGACCCCGCTCCTGCGTAGGTGAGATGCTAGCCCGCCAGGAGCTCTTCCTCTTCATGTCCCGGCTGCTGCAGAGGTTCAACCTGGAGATCCCGGATGATGGGAAGCTACCCTGTCTGGAGGGCAATGCCAGTTTTGTCTTGCAGATCAAACCTTTCAAGGTGAAGATCGAGGTGCGCCAGGCCTGGAAGGAAGCCCAGGCTGAGGGTAGCACCTCATGA
- the LOC122708760 gene encoding protein MIS12 homolog: MAYEAQFFGFTPQTCMLRIYIAFQDYLFEVMQAVEQVILKKLDGIPDCAISAVQIRKCTEEFLCFMKGRFDNLFGKMEQLFLQLILRIPPNVLLPEDKSQETHSYSEKEFHLLQKEIEQLQEKYKTELCTKQALLAELEEQKNVQAKLKQTLSLFDELENVGRDHGASDFREGLVFLIQNSRKLQSIRENVEKESKRLKIS; the protein is encoded by the coding sequence ATGGCCTATGAGGCCCAGTTCTTTGGCTTCACACCGCAGACTTGCATGCTTAGGATTTACATTGCCTTTCAAGACTACCTGTTTGAGGTGATGCAGGCTGTTGAACAGGTTATTCTAAAGAAGCTGGATGGCATCCCAGACTGTGCGATTAGTGCAGTCCAGATTCGCAAGTGCACAGAAGAGTTTCTTTGCTTCATGAAAGGACGTTTTGATAACCTTTTTGGCAAAATGGAGCAGCTCTTCTTACAGTTGATTTTGCGGATTCCCCCAAATGTCTTGCTTCCAGAAGATAAATCTCAGGAGACACATTCTTACAGTGAGAAAGAATTCCACCTTCTCCAAAAAGAAATTGAACAGTTACAGGAGAAGTATAAGACTGAATTGTGCACTAAGCAGGCCCTTCTTGCAGAATTAGAAGAGCAAAAAAACGTTCAGGCCAAACTCAAACAGACATTGTCTTTGTTTGATGAACTTGAAAATGTTGGCAGAGACCATGGGGCTAGTGATTTTAGGGAGGGCTTGGTGTTCCTGATCCAGAACTCCAGAAAACTCCAGAGTATCAGAGAGAATGTGGAAAAGGAAAGCAAACGATTGAAAATATCTTGA
- the LOC122708757 gene encoding steroid 17-alpha-hydroxylase/17,20 lyase isoform X2, whose translation MRQGTGTPWILLRLDPSRTKRPGAKYPRSLPSLPLVGSLPFLPRRGQQYENFFKLQEKYGPIYSFRLGSKTTVMIGNHQLAREVLLKKGKEFSGRPKVATLDILSDNQKGIAFADHGAHWQLHRKLALNAFALFKDGSLKLEKIINQEANVLCDFLATQHGESIDLSEPLSLAVTNIISFICFNFSFKNEDPALKAIQNVNDGILEVLSKELLLDIFPVLKIFPSKAMEKMKGCVQTRNELLNEILEKCQENFSSDSITNLLHILIQAKVNADNNNAGPDQDSKLLSNRHMLATIGDIFGAGVETSTSVIKWIVAYLLHHPSLKKRIQDDIDQNIGFSRTPNISDRNRLVLLEATIREVLRIRPVAPMLIPHKAIIDSSIGDFTIDKGTDVVVNLWALHHNEKEWHQPNLFMPERFLDPTGTQLISPSLSYLPFGAGPRSCVGEMLARQELFLFMSRLLQRFNLEIPDDGKLPCLEGNASLVLQIKPFKVKIEVRQAWKEAQAEGSTS comes from the exons ggtaccccctggatcctgctgaggctggaccccagcag GACCAAGCGCCCTGGTGCCAAGTACCCCAGGAGCCTCCCATCCCTGCCCCTGGTGGGCAGCCTGCCGTTCCTCCCGAGACGTGGCCAACAGTACGAGAACTTCTTCAAGCTGCAGGAAAAATATGGCCCCATCTATTCCTTTCGTTTGGGTTCCAAGACTACTGTGATGATTGGAAATCACCAGTTGGCCAGGGAGGTGCTTCTCAAGAAGGGCAAGGAATTCTCTGGGCGTCCCAAAGTG GCCACTCTAGACATCCTGTCAGACAACCAAAAGGGCATTGCCTTTGCCGACCATGGTGCCCACTGGCAGCTGCATCGGAAGCTGGCACTGAATGCCTTTGCCCTGTTCAAGGATGGCAGCCTGAAGTTAGAGAAGATCA TTAATCAGGAAGCCAATGTGCTGTGTGATTTCCTGGCCACCCAGCATGGAGAATCCATAGATCTGTCCGAGCCTCTCTCTCTGGCGGTGACCAACATAATCAGCTTTATCTGCTTCAACTTCTCCTTCAAGAATGAGGATCCTGCCCTGAAGGCCATACAAAATGTCAATGATGGCATCCTGGAGGTTCTGAGCAAGGAACTTCTCTTGGACATATTCCCTGTGCTGAAG ATTTTCCCCAGCAAAGCTATGGAAAAGATGAAGGGTTGTGTTCAAACGCGAAATGAATTGCTGAATGAAATCCTTGAAAAATGTCAG GAGAACTTCAGCAGTGACTCCATCACTAACTTGCTGCACATACTGATCCAAGCCAAGGTGAATGCAGACAATAACAACGCTGGCCCAGACCAGGATTCAAAGCTGCTTTCAAATAGACACATGCTCGCTACCATAGGGGACATCTTCGGGGCTGGTGTGGAGACCAGCACCTCTGTGATAAAGTGGATCGTGGCCTACCTGCTACACCATCCTTCA TTGAAGAAGAGGATCCAGGATGACATTGACCAGAATATAGGTTTCAGTCGCACCCCAAACATCAGTGACCGGAACCGCCTTGTCCTGCTGGAGGCGACCATCCGAGAGGTGCTCCGAATCCGCCCTGTGGCCCCTATGCTGATCCCCCACAAAGCTATCATTGACTCCAG CATTGGCGACTTTACCATTGACAAGGGCACAGACGTTGTGGTCAACCTGTGGGCACTGCATCACAACGAGAAGGAGTGGCACCAGCCCAACCTGTTCATGCCCG AGCGCTTCTTGGACCCCACAGGGACGCAACTCATCTCGCCATCGTTAAGCTACTTGCCCTTTGGAGCAGGACCCCGCTCCTGCGTAGGTGAGATGCTAGCCCGCCAGGAGCTCTTCCTCTTCATGTCCCGGCTGCTGCAGAGGTTCAACCTGGAGATCCCGGATGATGGGAAGCTACCCTGTCTGGAGGGCAATGCCAGTCTCGTCTTGCAGATCAAACCTTTCAAGGTGAAGATCGAGGTGCGCCAGGCCTGGAAGGAAGCCCAGGCTGAGGGTAGCACCTCATGA
- the LOC122708757 gene encoding steroid 17-alpha-hydroxylase/17,20 lyase isoform X3 — MIRTKRPGAKYPRSLPSLPLVGSLPFLPRRGQQYENFFKLQEKYGPIYSFRLGSKTTVMIGNHQLAREVLLKKGKEFSGRPKVATLDILSDNQKGIAFADHGAHWQLHRKLALNAFALFKDGSLKLEKIINQEANVLCDFLATQHGESIDLSEPLSLAVTNIISFICFNFSFKNEDPALKAIQNVNDGILEVLSKELLLDIFPVLKIFPSKAMEKMKGCVQTRNELLNEILEKCQENFSSDSITNLLHILIQAKVNADNNNAGPDQDSKLLSNRHMLATIGDIFGAGVETSTSVIKWIVAYLLHHPSLKKRIQDDIDQNIGFSRTPNISDRNRLVLLEATIREVLRIRPVAPMLIPHKAIIDSSIGDFTIDKGTDVVVNLWALHHNEKEWHQPNLFMPERFLDPTGTQLISPSLSYLPFGAGPRSCVGEMLARQELFLFMSRLLQRFNLEIPDDGKLPCLEGNASLVLQIKPFKVKIEVRQAWKEAQAEGSTS; from the exons GACCAAGCGCCCTGGTGCCAAGTACCCCAGGAGCCTCCCATCCCTGCCCCTGGTGGGCAGCCTGCCGTTCCTCCCGAGACGTGGCCAACAGTACGAGAACTTCTTCAAGCTGCAGGAAAAATATGGCCCCATCTATTCCTTTCGTTTGGGTTCCAAGACTACTGTGATGATTGGAAATCACCAGTTGGCCAGGGAGGTGCTTCTCAAGAAGGGCAAGGAATTCTCTGGGCGTCCCAAAGTG GCCACTCTAGACATCCTGTCAGACAACCAAAAGGGCATTGCCTTTGCCGACCATGGTGCCCACTGGCAGCTGCATCGGAAGCTGGCACTGAATGCCTTTGCCCTGTTCAAGGATGGCAGCCTGAAGTTAGAGAAGATCA TTAATCAGGAAGCCAATGTGCTGTGTGATTTCCTGGCCACCCAGCATGGAGAATCCATAGATCTGTCCGAGCCTCTCTCTCTGGCGGTGACCAACATAATCAGCTTTATCTGCTTCAACTTCTCCTTCAAGAATGAGGATCCTGCCCTGAAGGCCATACAAAATGTCAATGATGGCATCCTGGAGGTTCTGAGCAAGGAACTTCTCTTGGACATATTCCCTGTGCTGAAG ATTTTCCCCAGCAAAGCTATGGAAAAGATGAAGGGTTGTGTTCAAACGCGAAATGAATTGCTGAATGAAATCCTTGAAAAATGTCAG GAGAACTTCAGCAGTGACTCCATCACTAACTTGCTGCACATACTGATCCAAGCCAAGGTGAATGCAGACAATAACAACGCTGGCCCAGACCAGGATTCAAAGCTGCTTTCAAATAGACACATGCTCGCTACCATAGGGGACATCTTCGGGGCTGGTGTGGAGACCAGCACCTCTGTGATAAAGTGGATCGTGGCCTACCTGCTACACCATCCTTCA TTGAAGAAGAGGATCCAGGATGACATTGACCAGAATATAGGTTTCAGTCGCACCCCAAACATCAGTGACCGGAACCGCCTTGTCCTGCTGGAGGCGACCATCCGAGAGGTGCTCCGAATCCGCCCTGTGGCCCCTATGCTGATCCCCCACAAAGCTATCATTGACTCCAG CATTGGCGACTTTACCATTGACAAGGGCACAGACGTTGTGGTCAACCTGTGGGCACTGCATCACAACGAGAAGGAGTGGCACCAGCCCAACCTGTTCATGCCCG AGCGCTTCTTGGACCCCACAGGGACGCAACTCATCTCGCCATCGTTAAGCTACTTGCCCTTTGGAGCAGGACCCCGCTCCTGCGTAGGTGAGATGCTAGCCCGCCAGGAGCTCTTCCTCTTCATGTCCCGGCTGCTGCAGAGGTTCAACCTGGAGATCCCGGATGATGGGAAGCTACCCTGTCTGGAGGGCAATGCCAGTCTCGTCTTGCAGATCAAACCTTTCAAGGTGAAGATCGAGGTGCGCCAGGCCTGGAAGGAAGCCCAGGCTGAGGGTAGCACCTCATGA
- the LOC122708757 gene encoding steroid 17-alpha-hydroxylase/17,20 lyase isoform X4, whose protein sequence is MWVLLTVFLLTLAYLFWSRTKRPGAKYPRSLPSLPLVGSLPFLPRRGQQYENFFKLQEKYGPIYSFRLGSKTTVMIGNHQLAREVLLKKGKEFSGRPKVATLDILSDNQKGIAFADHGAHWQLHRKLALNAFALFKDGSLKLEKIINQEANVLCDFLATQHGESIDLSEPLSLAVTNIISFICFNFSFKNEDPALKAIQNVNDGILEVLSKELLLDIFPVLKENFSSDSITNLLHILIQAKVNADNNNAGPDQDSKLLSNRHMLATIGDIFGAGVETSTSVIKWIVAYLLHHPSLKKRIQDDIDQNIGFSRTPNISDRNRLVLLEATIREVLRIRPVAPMLIPHKAIIDSSIGDFTIDKGTDVVVNLWALHHNEKEWHQPNLFMPERFLDPTGTQLISPSLSYLPFGAGPRSCVGEMLARQELFLFMSRLLQRFNLEIPDDGKLPCLEGNASLVLQIKPFKVKIEVRQAWKEAQAEGSTS, encoded by the exons ATGTGGGTGCTCTTGACTGTCTTTCTGCTCACCCTCGCCTATTTATTTTGGTCCAGGACCAAGCGCCCTGGTGCCAAGTACCCCAGGAGCCTCCCATCCCTGCCCCTGGTGGGCAGCCTGCCGTTCCTCCCGAGACGTGGCCAACAGTACGAGAACTTCTTCAAGCTGCAGGAAAAATATGGCCCCATCTATTCCTTTCGTTTGGGTTCCAAGACTACTGTGATGATTGGAAATCACCAGTTGGCCAGGGAGGTGCTTCTCAAGAAGGGCAAGGAATTCTCTGGGCGTCCCAAAGTG GCCACTCTAGACATCCTGTCAGACAACCAAAAGGGCATTGCCTTTGCCGACCATGGTGCCCACTGGCAGCTGCATCGGAAGCTGGCACTGAATGCCTTTGCCCTGTTCAAGGATGGCAGCCTGAAGTTAGAGAAGATCA TTAATCAGGAAGCCAATGTGCTGTGTGATTTCCTGGCCACCCAGCATGGAGAATCCATAGATCTGTCCGAGCCTCTCTCTCTGGCGGTGACCAACATAATCAGCTTTATCTGCTTCAACTTCTCCTTCAAGAATGAGGATCCTGCCCTGAAGGCCATACAAAATGTCAATGATGGCATCCTGGAGGTTCTGAGCAAGGAACTTCTCTTGGACATATTCCCTGTGCTGAAG GAGAACTTCAGCAGTGACTCCATCACTAACTTGCTGCACATACTGATCCAAGCCAAGGTGAATGCAGACAATAACAACGCTGGCCCAGACCAGGATTCAAAGCTGCTTTCAAATAGACACATGCTCGCTACCATAGGGGACATCTTCGGGGCTGGTGTGGAGACCAGCACCTCTGTGATAAAGTGGATCGTGGCCTACCTGCTACACCATCCTTCA TTGAAGAAGAGGATCCAGGATGACATTGACCAGAATATAGGTTTCAGTCGCACCCCAAACATCAGTGACCGGAACCGCCTTGTCCTGCTGGAGGCGACCATCCGAGAGGTGCTCCGAATCCGCCCTGTGGCCCCTATGCTGATCCCCCACAAAGCTATCATTGACTCCAG CATTGGCGACTTTACCATTGACAAGGGCACAGACGTTGTGGTCAACCTGTGGGCACTGCATCACAACGAGAAGGAGTGGCACCAGCCCAACCTGTTCATGCCCG AGCGCTTCTTGGACCCCACAGGGACGCAACTCATCTCGCCATCGTTAAGCTACTTGCCCTTTGGAGCAGGACCCCGCTCCTGCGTAGGTGAGATGCTAGCCCGCCAGGAGCTCTTCCTCTTCATGTCCCGGCTGCTGCAGAGGTTCAACCTGGAGATCCCGGATGATGGGAAGCTACCCTGTCTGGAGGGCAATGCCAGTCTCGTCTTGCAGATCAAACCTTTCAAGGTGAAGATCGAGGTGCGCCAGGCCTGGAAGGAAGCCCAGGCTGAGGGTAGCACCTCATGA
- the LOC122708757 gene encoding steroid 17-alpha-hydroxylase/17,20 lyase isoform X1, protein MWVLLTVFLLTLAYLFWSRTKRPGAKYPRSLPSLPLVGSLPFLPRRGQQYENFFKLQEKYGPIYSFRLGSKTTVMIGNHQLAREVLLKKGKEFSGRPKVATLDILSDNQKGIAFADHGAHWQLHRKLALNAFALFKDGSLKLEKIINQEANVLCDFLATQHGESIDLSEPLSLAVTNIISFICFNFSFKNEDPALKAIQNVNDGILEVLSKELLLDIFPVLKIFPSKAMEKMKGCVQTRNELLNEILEKCQENFSSDSITNLLHILIQAKVNADNNNAGPDQDSKLLSNRHMLATIGDIFGAGVETSTSVIKWIVAYLLHHPSLKKRIQDDIDQNIGFSRTPNISDRNRLVLLEATIREVLRIRPVAPMLIPHKAIIDSSIGDFTIDKGTDVVVNLWALHHNEKEWHQPNLFMPERFLDPTGTQLISPSLSYLPFGAGPRSCVGEMLARQELFLFMSRLLQRFNLEIPDDGKLPCLEGNASLVLQIKPFKVKIEVRQAWKEAQAEGSTS, encoded by the exons ATGTGGGTGCTCTTGACTGTCTTTCTGCTCACCCTCGCCTATTTATTTTGGTCCAGGACCAAGCGCCCTGGTGCCAAGTACCCCAGGAGCCTCCCATCCCTGCCCCTGGTGGGCAGCCTGCCGTTCCTCCCGAGACGTGGCCAACAGTACGAGAACTTCTTCAAGCTGCAGGAAAAATATGGCCCCATCTATTCCTTTCGTTTGGGTTCCAAGACTACTGTGATGATTGGAAATCACCAGTTGGCCAGGGAGGTGCTTCTCAAGAAGGGCAAGGAATTCTCTGGGCGTCCCAAAGTG GCCACTCTAGACATCCTGTCAGACAACCAAAAGGGCATTGCCTTTGCCGACCATGGTGCCCACTGGCAGCTGCATCGGAAGCTGGCACTGAATGCCTTTGCCCTGTTCAAGGATGGCAGCCTGAAGTTAGAGAAGATCA TTAATCAGGAAGCCAATGTGCTGTGTGATTTCCTGGCCACCCAGCATGGAGAATCCATAGATCTGTCCGAGCCTCTCTCTCTGGCGGTGACCAACATAATCAGCTTTATCTGCTTCAACTTCTCCTTCAAGAATGAGGATCCTGCCCTGAAGGCCATACAAAATGTCAATGATGGCATCCTGGAGGTTCTGAGCAAGGAACTTCTCTTGGACATATTCCCTGTGCTGAAG ATTTTCCCCAGCAAAGCTATGGAAAAGATGAAGGGTTGTGTTCAAACGCGAAATGAATTGCTGAATGAAATCCTTGAAAAATGTCAG GAGAACTTCAGCAGTGACTCCATCACTAACTTGCTGCACATACTGATCCAAGCCAAGGTGAATGCAGACAATAACAACGCTGGCCCAGACCAGGATTCAAAGCTGCTTTCAAATAGACACATGCTCGCTACCATAGGGGACATCTTCGGGGCTGGTGTGGAGACCAGCACCTCTGTGATAAAGTGGATCGTGGCCTACCTGCTACACCATCCTTCA TTGAAGAAGAGGATCCAGGATGACATTGACCAGAATATAGGTTTCAGTCGCACCCCAAACATCAGTGACCGGAACCGCCTTGTCCTGCTGGAGGCGACCATCCGAGAGGTGCTCCGAATCCGCCCTGTGGCCCCTATGCTGATCCCCCACAAAGCTATCATTGACTCCAG CATTGGCGACTTTACCATTGACAAGGGCACAGACGTTGTGGTCAACCTGTGGGCACTGCATCACAACGAGAAGGAGTGGCACCAGCCCAACCTGTTCATGCCCG AGCGCTTCTTGGACCCCACAGGGACGCAACTCATCTCGCCATCGTTAAGCTACTTGCCCTTTGGAGCAGGACCCCGCTCCTGCGTAGGTGAGATGCTAGCCCGCCAGGAGCTCTTCCTCTTCATGTCCCGGCTGCTGCAGAGGTTCAACCTGGAGATCCCGGATGATGGGAAGCTACCCTGTCTGGAGGGCAATGCCAGTCTCGTCTTGCAGATCAAACCTTTCAAGGTGAAGATCGAGGTGCGCCAGGCCTGGAAGGAAGCCCAGGCTGAGGGTAGCACCTCATGA